The genomic region TCAGGATCCACAGCAACACCTCTCtacccctcaccaccacccctgaCCAGGAACTTAGATATGAGAGAGGACATTTGTCCCTGACAGTTAAACTGATAATGGTTCTCAGCAGATTCAATCAGGTAATGTCTATCCAGTATGGGGCTCTGCTCTAGGCACTGACTTGCAAAGTGGCCTGGGAAAGGCAGGACGACTCCTATTGTAACCCTGGCTGAAATAGGAACACTGCCAAGAGAAGCAATGTGAATTATGAGGGTCAGCAATGGAACTCTAAGAAAAAGCCCCAGGTCACAAGCAATTCGCAGGAAAGAGGTGGTCTTTGCTCTGAGACTTCAAATATTTCTGATCTCAGGAGTAAATCTGTCTCTGATGTATGGGTGAATACAGGAGGCTACAGCCAATgaactttcaaatttttctggTCCTGTGGTCAAGACATTCTCTACACTGAGATGGATGAATCGTAGCCTGAGGCTTTTCAGTATCTGATATTAAGCTACAGATCCAAGTCATTTATCTCCTGTTCTTCCCCAAACTTCCTAcagggaaaataaacaaacagtaaGAACACAGAAGTACagccaaaaatatttatggataaacTTTTTCAGGCTCTGGTTTTAcatattttggtaatttgttgATTCTGTAATTTTACATGCATCTTGAtcaattctgttcatttttcagaATTTGGGGGACTTTCTCCCtgccccagttttttttttttttttttttgttaattttttttttattaaattcagttttattgaaatacattcacacaccatacgatcatccatgatatataatccactgtccacagtatgataacatagttatgtattcatcaccacaatctgtctctgaacattttccttacatcagaaagaaccagaacaagaataaaaaataaaagtgaaaaaaaaacacccaaatcgtccccccatcccaccccatttgtcttttagtttttatccccattcctccactcatccatacactacataaagggggtgtgatccacaaggtcttcacaatcacactgtcaccccttgtaatctacattattatgtaattgtcttcaggagtttggtagtttcaggtatttacttctagctattccaatacattaaagcctaagagatgttatctatatagtgcataagaatgtccaccagagtgacctctcgactccatttggaatctctcagccactgaaactatttcgtctcattttgcatcccccttttggtcaagaacctgccccagttttttgttttttaatttctaaccAGCCTTCAACCAGTTAGGCCCTCTGCTCATTTGGCAAAGTTTTCATGGATTTTCAATTATATATAGCTCTACATAAGCTGCATATAACCaagccacatttttataactaCTGTGTACCTTACTTCCTTTTATAAACCATTTTTAGGTCATTTTGAATATCTCATTTTTTGGGCAAAACcagaaaatgttcttttaaaaacaagacaCTCTATGACTGGAACTGGCATTGTCAGTTCTGCTATCCAGGGCCTGGCACAAGGTAAGCTctcagatatttattgaacacattctcatttttagaccattttttttaattcattttattgagatatattcacataccatgcagttatacaaaacaaagcatacattcgattgttcacagcaccaccatctagttgtgcattcattaccaaaatcaatccctgacacattcattaccacacccacaaaaataacaagaataaaaactgaagtgaaaaaagagcaattaaagtaaaaaaagaacactgggtgcctttctttgtttgttttccttcccccatttttctactcatccatccatacactggacaaagggaagtgtggtccatatggctttcccaatcacactgtcaccctcataagctacatttttacacaactgtcttcaatattcaagggttctgggttgtagtttgatagtttcaggtatttactgctagctattccaattcactagactctaaaaagcattgtctaaagtgtgtgtaagagtgcccaccagagtgacctcttggctccttttggaatctctctgccactgaagcttatttcatttcctttcacatcccccttttggtcaagaagatgttctccgtcccacgatgccaggtctacattcctccccgggagtcatattccacgttgccagggagattcactcccctgggtgtctgatcccacgtaggggggagggcagtgatttcacctttcaagttggcttagctagagagagagggccacatctgagcaacaaagaggcactcaggaggaggctcttaggcacaattataggaaggcctagcctctcctttgcagcaacagtcttcccaagggcaagtcctgtggtagagggctcaacccatcaaaccaccaatcccctatgtttTAGaccatttttgcattttcttttcaataaacTGAGGCTCTGAAAGGCAAGGACACTGAGGGTACAAATGAAGTGTAAAATAAAGGTCTTCCAACTTCCTAGCCCAGGACTACTTCCCTTCCCCCAAATACACACAGAACAAATTCTCAAAAGCTTACTGAGGAAGAAGCAACATGGTGCACGCAGTCCACTCTTCTAGGTCTTAACCTGTACCCCCCCCACTAAGAAGATGTAAGTCCTGAACCTAAGTGCCACCCCTTTATAAACAAGAGATACCACCTCCCACCTTACAGGGCTGTGGCCAGTGCCAAGtaaaattagataatatatgGAAAAGAACTTTTACACTGTAAGTCACTGTGATGGTTCGgttcatgtttcaacttggccaggtgaaggtgcccagctgtctgtcaaatactggcctaaccattactgcaagaacattttgtggctggtcaataaaccagccttctggtttattgcaGTCAGCTGATTGCATCACTCAACTGATtccatctgtggctgattacatgtatgatcaactaaggggagggtcttcctcaatgagagaatacaatcagttggatttaatccaattagttgaagacttttgagggagaagggagaactttcatttcttattcagtcagccagcctctcctggggagttcacggaagaccttcatcagagttgccagcttgcatcctgccctacagaatttggactcgtgcatctccacagttgtgtgagacacgtTTATAAATCTCGGATTTACAggttatctcctgttggttctgtttccctagaaaatcctgactaatacaataaAGCTACTGTGTCCAAAAGTGAGTTACTGTTATTCATGGATACCTGTTGACCCTATCCCTGGAGCTGATGTTCCTTGGGGAAGGCGTCAAGGACTACCTGCAGGAAGGTCCACAGCTCAGGGCCAAGTTCCCAGCTGCTCAGGTACCACGAGAATGAGAAGGGAAGGCTTCCCTGCATTCCTCAACACTGAGGGTTGAGTGCTGCCCCCATCCCCCAGACAAGCTGACTCACTGGCAGGCATTTCACAGGCCCCACACACCTCCCACACTCACCCTCTGTGGTGTCCCATCGAGGTCCTTCTGCAGCTCCTCCAGCAAGGCCACAGCCTCACTGCCACTCTCAGGGTGATTCAGCTGTACCCAGGTCCGAAGTTCCCCAGGCAGGATGCTCAGGAACTGCTCCAGCACCAGCAGCTCCAGGATCTGCTCCTTGGAGAGAACGTCAGGCCTCAACCACCAGCGGCAGAGCTCCTGGAGCCGGCTCAGAGTTTCTAGGGGCCCAGAAGACTCATGGTAGCGAAGCTGCCTAAAGAGCTGGCGGAAGAGTTCCTGGCCAGGACGGTTGAGCCTCTGTGGCCTAGCAGCCCGCACTGGAGTGTAGCCTtcatcctcttcttcttcctttactATCTTCAGGCGCCCTCGCTCCTTTGAAGCCTGGGCCCGAGGCCTTGGATGGGCAGCATACCACCTGCCTGGAGGCATCACTCCCATTCAGGGCACACCCAGCAGAGAGCAAACCAAGTCTGCCTTAGCTGGTGCTGTTGGGTCCTCAGAAGTATCTTCTCAGCAATAGACTGGACAATGCCATTTGCTGGGACATCAGAAGCCACtggcaaaaaaatgaaataaccaaTATTCTTGCTCAGTAGGGAGTGAGAGAATGATGTCCATCATACATGGTACACCTAGATTCTGTTAGTTAGGATTATCTTTGGAGGGATCACAAGAGGGAACGTGTGTGCATGAGTGTAAGCAGACCTAGGTTAGACTGCAGCAGTCACATATAGGGGTAAGTTAAGAAATTATCCCAGAATACAACAAAATGAGacccaaaaatggaaaatataaaataaaagttaagatCTAGAAGTTTCAACATTTGTCTAACTGGAATTCCagaaaagagagaatggaaagaGGAAATCCATGAAGAACCCATGGCCATAACATTAGAAACACAGTGAGTGTGAGTAAAAACCAATCTCctgcaaaacacacacaaacacacacacacacacacacacacacacacatacagagccAAATCTTCagaacatcaaaaataaagagaaaaaccccAGTAGAGAAAAAAGAGCTATTTCTACAAATGACAGGAATCAATTTGGTATCAAGCTTATCATCAACACCACTAGATTCTACATAAAACAATGGCATGGTATCTTAAAAATGCCAAAGGAAAATAACTTTTAACCAAAAGTGTATGCTTACCCAGGAAtgaggaagaaatagaaacacttctAGACACACACAGACTCAGAAATTTACCAACCCAgatgtcccggcccgcgggacgatcaaccgaggctccagctcctgcgagggaagaatggtatgggacaagagacacgaagaacgacagcaagacaggtttctgatcaagctgcaaaactttattgaagaggcagggtatatataccctaaggtagagggagtggctagtacgaacgggtggcggcctaggattggtagctgcaaaggcgggtggcggtctaggattggctgctgctgttgctagggcggatggcagatgtaaggctagcacaggattggtggctactgttgctggggtagaaggcaggtagtaaagctagcactctaggcgcaaatcttaggcgcgaacggctatcacttccgtagaaggctgagggcaacttaagccgctattgcatcagccctagcggtcatgttgcatatctccggcatcgctgagggtggattttatacatgctaccttaattgtccccaacacccAGACTTTAAAGATGTTCTCCAGCAAGAAGaaaactgaacaccaaagaaataatgagatgCAAGAAAATGTGAGATGTGGGAGTCAAAAAATATCAGATCAGTATTGATTAAAAAATGTATACtgattgttaaaaattaaaatattgaacaATAAGTAAATTGTACATGATATGGTTCTTTTGTCCCAGAAGAGTTTTGATGGGAAATTATGAAATTAACTGTGTGTGTAAAAACTTACGATTAGCTACTAAGAgagcagagacagaaagcagagcttTCAAACCAGTGGAGCAGGAGCATCGTGGTGACAGAACAGAACCAAGCTGAACTGATCAGtccaagaaaaggcagaaaacaaagaaaaataaaaagtggacACAGAAAGACACAAATAATGGCAGAAATAAGAACAAACATATCAGTAATCTTATTAAATTTGAATTGATCAGTTACTTATTAAAAGACAGTATTGCAAATTCCACTTCCGGGAAGATGGAGTAGACATACTTTTCCTCATTCCTCTaataagtacaataaaaaattaaaaactttaaaaattaaaaaaccctaGACATTATATATCAAACAAACATcagaagactctgaaaggtggaaagaaaaaggcagaccAGGTTGGAACCTCAGGACCCAAAGAACAACATGATGGTGAAttccctgagttttcttttcAGCTCCAGACTTGGCAATGAAGAAGCTGACAACTCAGAAACACCAACTCCAACCCAAAAAGCCCCCTACAAAAGCTTGCtctctctagccaaaggaccaggaaaggggTAGCCTAGCAAAATAAGAAACTATTAGACAATAACTACCTCTATTTCAGTCAAACACTCTCCCAGTCACACAAGCAAAGGCCAACTGGGGAACCTAAACTTCTGTCCTCACCAAGCTGTAAACAGGCACCCTAACCTTCCTGCCAAGAAAGTGTCAGAAAATACCAGTAGGGAGCTGGGACATTTTTCCCTTTGGGCAGTAACAAATTGCACCTCTCCCCACTCCACTGATGTTTCAGTGGAGAATGTGTAGGGAACGTAGACTTCTATCCACACCCAGAAGCAATAAGGCACCTTTCCCCCTCACTGCTGGGGGTGCTGTCAGAGGAGGCCTAGTGGAGAGTCAGGTCTTGTATCACTTCCCAGTGGTAACAAAGTCACCCCCAACCTTCCAGTAGCAGTAGAGGCCATGTGAGAAACCAGGAGTCCTACCTTCATACAACAGtaatgaggagactccccaccTTTGGATTTCAACAGCAGCCAAGTAGGTAACTTAGACATCCATCCTTGCCTGGCAGTGACAAGGCAGTGCCCCCTCTTTCCCTGATCAAGCAGTGCCACAAAAAAAGCCAGCTAAAACAGAATGTTTAAATAAGACCCAGACTCTCATAACCATCATATGAAAAGGTCCAGGTTTCAACTGAAAATCATTCATCATACCAAGATATAGGAAGATATCAAActgaatggggggaaaaaaaaacaatccataGATGTCAATAGTGAGATGACAGAGATGCTACAACTatttgataaagattttaaagcagaagatggcagcatagagaggagtagaagctaagtagtccccctggaacaactacaaaaaaacagaaacaactagcaaataatccagaataactgcggggggacaaacgagaccattcactcattatacaccaacctgaattgggaggaatgcccaagatcacagcataaaatctgtaagtaaaacctgcggatccaagtcacgagaccccctcccccatagcccgagctgcaaagcctcctggtgccagagagaagctctctcccagcaagcgaatatagctcagctgagctccaactggggttttaagtagcaagtgtgaacagctcactacaggtacgaatccccaaaaaacagacagaggctttgggtgacgactgaccttggagagccggagggtcaccttggactgggtctgaagggaactatctgtttctttttcggctcagtggagaaagccccagtcgttttcagtttccaggactgtgactcggggaagggtggagacagcacaagcagagagtgagaccattgaaatgctaatgacctccccctagggagtCTAttttctctaggaggaaaggggtggggccctttccactcagaaccagaccccagagcctgggggaacacagccatacctcctcacaccagtcaagaattataggctaacaggcgtcacctgctgggcagaaaagcacagtgacctgagacatcacagggtggagcaattttctaagacacacctgcagggaaaccagatactgaatatttcttccctctgggacctgagcctgttctgctctgggaaaacctgatttggataaccaaggaaaccatgcctagacaacagaaaattacaacctacactaagaaaaacaaagttatggcccaatcaaaggaacaaacgtacacttcaactgaggtacaggaatttaaacaactaatgttaaatcaattcaaaaagtttagagaagatattgcaaaagagatagaggctgtaaaggaatcactgggcatatatacggcagaaatcaaaagttcaaaagaacaactagtagaatctatggaaatgaaagccacaacacaagagatgaaagacacaatggaaacatacaacagcagatctcaagaggcagaagaaaacactcaggaactggagaacaaaacacctgaaaacctacatgcaaaggagcagatggagaaaagaatgaaaaaatatgagcaacgtctccgggaactcaaggatgaaacaaagtacaataatgtacgtatcattggtgtcccagaaggagaagagaagggaaagggggcagaagcaataatagaggaaataattaatgaaaatttcccatctcttatgaaagacataaaattacagatctaagaagcgcagcgtactccaaacagaagagatatgaataggcctacgccaagacacttaataatcagattatcaaatgtcaaagacaaagagagaatcctgaaagcagcaagagaaaagcgatctattacatacaaaggaagcttcataagactatgtgcggatctctcagcagaaaccatggaggcaagaaggaagtggtgtgatatatttaagatactgaaagagaaaaaccgccaaccaagaatcctatatccagcaaagctgtccttcaaatatgagggagggctcaaaatattttctgacaaacagacaatgagagactttgtgaacaagacacctgccctacaggaaatactaaagggagcattacagggtgatagaagacagaagtgcgtggtttggaacacaattttgggagatggtagcacaacaatgtgcaCTTCCTAGCCCTGGAGACCTGAACCTGACAGCCCTCAGCTCTCACTCTGCCCAGTGTGCCTCGGGACCCCGGACGTTGCAGAAATACATATGGCCTGGAGAATGCAAAAGGTCACAGGCTTATTTTCAGATGGGAAAAATATGACTCCATTTTAAGCATAAagaattctataataaaaaaaatagattgaggcgATGAATGGTACTATGAaaagttgattgtatactgtggatgattgtatggtatgtgaatatatctcaataaaattgaattaaaaaaagacatcatCTGCTGGGATATATTATTTCTGGTAGTTTTTTCAACCAATCACATATTAAACTATAAGgtagtatctttaaaaaaaaaaaaagattttaaagcagccattataaaaatgcttcaatgagGAATTACAAACATCCTAGAAACATGAAATGCTTGCCTtggacaaagaaatagaagaaatgaagaagaatCAAATGGGAATTTTGGAACTGGAAAACACAAcactcaaaataaaaatctcagtgAATAAACTTAACAGCAGAATGGAGAGACGAGAGGAAAAAATCAGCATAGTGGAAGGTCAAACAGAGAAATTACCCAATctaaataatggaaagaaaacagatggaaaaaaattaacagggCCTCTAGAACCTGAAAGAATATAGCAAAAGTACTAATATTTATGCCATCAAAGTGTCCTGAAGATACAGAATATCAAAAGAAGGCTAAAGATGAGAGGATACTGGGAGCAAAAGCAGCAGACCATCTTACTGTACTCCAACGTGTTACGGGAAGGTACCTCTAGCGAAGAATCTGAGTATGAAGACGCTAATTCTTCCCCACTCAGTCAGGAAACTGAGGAACCTTGTTGTGCTCATATAATACCAGACGTTTTTGGTTCTGATAGCAAAGAATTAGTCATACCTTCCAATACTGAGGCATATTTATCTGAACGTTTACCTAAGAATACCAAAGTAATATTCcctaaaaatgagaaaaggaaaggcCTCACTATAATGACTGGACAAATGACTCATACCCTACAAGTCCTATATCGGAGACTATCTCTATTATAACTGAGAGGGAGGCAAAACTAGcccaaaaagaaaggaagaaaagaagcaatATTGAGCCTGAGAAAGGCTGGGAAACTGTAAAAGTAATAAGAACTTCCCCAATGTTGTCAGCCACAGACAACAGAAGACTATCCTGCTCTTTATGACATGATATAGTTAGTTACAAGACTAtgaatacattctttttttaaaaaaaaaattcagttttattgaaatatatttacataaccatacaatcatccatggtatacaatcaactgttcacagtacgatcatatagttatgcattcatcaccacaatctatttcttaTGAATACATTCTTAACCAATTACATGCTTGCTAAAATAATGTAATGCTTTTATTTAAGACTAGTAATTAATCCAGAAATACATATGTCTTATCTTAGTTCACTTAAGTTTTAGTATGAACCACGGGACACTTCTTTTTTGATTAAGGTTGAACTAAGACTTGATTACttgcaaaacataaaaaaaaaagtatatgattAAAATTGAAGTTTTAGATAAGAACCCCCATGGTAGTACCAGAAAATTTCATTTGATTGAAGATACAACCTTTatcatttacaataaaaataccCTGTGCTAAGAATGTACAGGAACTCTCTTCTCATATTCAGCCGCAACTGGAGAGACTACagttcccaggcttggtaatgtattaATTTACGTCTGCTTTGTAAGCCTGTTCCTTTTACcataagtgctcctttagtaaatataTACGTAAGATTTgaattcttttcttgagtgtTCTTTACTTAAAATTATTGCCCACCCAACactcttatttgagtgggaggCTGCTTGAAGCCCAATGTGCCAGTAtggaactgttatggaccccaaaagagccatgatcttttaacccaatctcattgggtggaccttttgattgagtgtttccctggagatgtaaCCAACTCAGCTGTGTGtaagaactctgattaaattattttcatagaggtgtggccccacccattcagcatgggtcttgattagttcactggtgtatttaagagagctcaagagctgacacagacactgatgcttggagatgtctggagatgcagactgaaggacgtctggagatgctaagctaagaggcaaagcccagagtttgccctggaaaagctaagagaggacctccagatgcttagagacaaacgcccagggagaaagaagcaagaactgaggagctgagacagaggagcaaagaaagaagcccagagacattttggagaaagccattttgaaacacaacccaggagcaaaggaccagcagacaccagcgacatgccttcccagttgacaaaggtgttccagacaccatcagctgttcttcagtgaaggtatcctcatgttgatgccttagtttggacactttcatggccttggaaccaTAAActtgtgacctaataaattccctttataaaagcctatccatttctggtattttgcataatggcagcattagcaaactggaaaacccAAGCCTACTGAATCGTGACCAGATAAAGTTTAGACCTTTTCTAAAGGTGATCACCAGCTTGAGGTATAAAGATTATGAACACATGACAAATGGCACAAAGAAAATGCAGAAACCACTGCTCAAGAGGAagctgaaagatggaaaaaggGGGAGAGAGACTTACACAGTCAAGTTTGCAAAACAgactggagaagagaaagaaaactgaagtctgaaaagaattagaaagacACACTGCATGCTGCTAAGGATGAAAAGAAATCTGTCAATGGAGCTAAAGAGAATGATCTTGATAAGGAGGAGGCCAGAGAAAATTTTTTGAATAATGCACACAGTGGAAAATATAAATGGCATTGATCTATCAGGGAATTGAAACCTACCTTTGA from Choloepus didactylus isolate mChoDid1 chromosome 1, mChoDid1.pri, whole genome shotgun sequence harbors:
- the LOC119543724 gene encoding zinc finger protein 445-like isoform X4, with amino-acid sequence MGVMPPGRWYAAHPRPRAQASKERGRLKIVKEEEEDEGYTPVRAARPQRLNRPGQELFRQLFRQLRYHESSGPLETLSRLQELCRWWLRPDVLSKEQILELLVLEQFLSILPGELRTWVQLNHPESGSEAVALLEELQKDLDGTPQRLSQLER
- the LOC119543724 gene encoding zinc finger protein 445-like isoform X3, with protein sequence MGVMPPGRWYAAHPRPRAQASKERGRLKIVKEEEEDEGYTPVRAARPQRLNRPGQELFRQLFRQLRYHESSGPLETLSRLQELCRWWLRPDVLSKEQILELLVLEQFLSILPGELRTWVQLNHPESGSEAVALLEELQKDLDGTPQRILLLPRCLTFPRERDTQETRWWQPDP